Below is a genomic region from Medicago truncatula cultivar Jemalong A17 chromosome 3, MtrunA17r5.0-ANR, whole genome shotgun sequence.
TAACTCTTGAAGCTGTATTGCTGGTGTTCCAATGTTACAATCCCTTTACTATTTGACCAAGTTAAAAAGATATAAGTCGTGAGGAATTGATCACACAAGAACAAATATAGAAAGTTACGAGGAAGTTTATGGATTATGGAAGTGGGAAGTGTAAATAAATGGGAAAGGGCACAAGATCTTAAGGGCATCTGCGACAAAACAGTTGCAAAAGGTTTATGAACCTCAACGTATTTATACAAGACATTTTGTGTATTCAAGGCCATTGAGCACAAAGAGCTCCTGTTCCTTTGTGACAATTAGAAAATTGGAAGataaaagaggttgtatgcatatttatttgattgagCTTAAAATAGGCAAAATGGCATATAAAAGATAGAAATGTGAAAACTATGATTACATTCTAATTAAACACACCTTAGACAACTAATTTCAGAGGTATAgaatttatttgaatatgtttgaGGTTTATGAGTAAAATTAGTACTGTCTCCTAATTTTTTTCAGAATCAGCAAATATTATTCATGTCGAGAGTGTACAAGTTGCACAACTAAACTCGCAGGCACAAAAACTAAATACAAAGGGCACCGACATAACCAGAAAACCCCACAGCCAAAACCCCTTTGGGCCACCCAAAAAATAGACCGCTAAAATGACAGAAGGAGGCAACAAAACAGCCCATCAACTAAACAAAAATTGAGGCTGCTATATACATGCTGACATAAAACCAGAAAAAGGTAACGGCAGCCGCAGCATACCCCAGCCTCAACCTCTAAGTCGCAAAAAACAGCTCCACTACCGCAAAAGACACTCTTTTGGGTTCCAATTCCATTCGTAAAACAAACAAGCCGGCAAATTCAACCGACTCAAACACCATCTCCACGACAAAACCTTAACATCCtccactatctcctccacttcgCCAATAGAATTTGGAGTTTTTACCTCTACAGTTTATTTTAACCTCAAATTTACTTCATGTTCATTTTTACATGAGTGTATCCAAATGTAAATCAGGTTTCAATCCATTTTtgactaaaatcaattttacaaaatcatttttttttacatcagaGCCAATAATTTCCGTAAttattaaactaagtttactctagagaaaggaaaaacaaattaatatccTAATCATACATTCTTAAATCACATTACATCTAGAAAATAACTGAATTACAAGAAGTGAAACAGGAGAGATGGTTATTCATTGTGCATGCCATTAATAGGTATGTTAATGACTTATGAGCCTCTCAACAACTTGACTCATGGTGGGTCTAACATCTTTCTCTTCAGACACACAATCCAAAGCAACATTTGCCAAAGTTTCCATTCTCTTTGCATCATAATTTGATCCCAATTTAGGGTCAGCAATTTCCTCAACCCAACAACCAAATTTAGATCCTTTTCTACTTTTTTCCCTAACCCATGTTGCCAAGCTCTCATCACAAAAGTCTTCTCCATCTTTGTTTGGTATACTTGTTGTTGGACCCTTACCAGTAATTATCTCCAACACCACAACTCCATAGCTATAAACATCCACTTTTGAAGTAATTTGCATGTTGAAAACCCATTCAGGTGCCATGTAACCTCTTGTCCCTCGAATCCTCGAGAAATTTGAATTATCAAGGTCATTCCTATTCAATAGCTTAGACAAACCAAAATCTGCTACCTTAGGTTGATAATCCGAGTCAACAAGTATGTTTTGTGGCTTTATATCGCAATGCAAAATCCACTCCAAACACTCTTCGTGTAAATAAGCAAGACCCTTTGCAGTTCCCATAGCAATGTTATACCTTTTACCCCAATCAAGTTCACTTGATGAGAGATTATCAGCTAAAGTACCATTTTCCATGTACTCATAAACCAACAATCTGTGTTTTCCCTCGGCACAATAACCCCACATTCCTATCAAATTCATGTGATTAAGCCTTCCAATGATGCTAACTTCAGCAAGAAACTCATTCCCTCCTTGAATTGCATCATGCAATCGCTTTATCGCAGCAACTCGATTATCAGATAAAACACCTTTATATACAGTTCCTCCAGCTCCCCTTCCGATCTCTTCGCTAAAACCTTTTGTAGCTTGATTTATTTCAGAGTAACTGAATTTCCTAAACCCTGTAACTTCCTCTAGATCATTCCCATGAATAACAACAATAGATTGCTTCCTATTCTTCTTATATAACATACACCCTACTAGAAAGAAGCATAAGACCTCAATTCCGCCCAAGCCACTCACAAACCAAAGCATGAACTTCACTGATTCATTTTCTTTGGAAGTGATGTATGATCTTCCTAATTGTTTTACTCCTTTATTTCCCAAACAAACCAAGCTATCATATTGTTCCGAAAAAACAGTATTGTTTTTTGGCAATCGCAGAAAGACTGAGCCTTCAAACTCCGTTGAACGGCGTACGTTTAATAACTGCGTCTTTGGGTAACAATAAGAGAAACCCTCTTCAGTCATATAGCGAAATTGGAAGGCTATGCATTCACACAATCGCAAACACAAATGCTTACATTGTTTATAGGTGTAATTTTCGTAGAATACATGGTTGTCGAAGTTGTCAAACTCAAGATGAGGTAAGACTATGAAACGAGACTTTGTCTTGTTGCAAGAAAATTTGAAGCTTGGTTTGCATCCTTGAGACCAGTCCTGGTTGTTGATTATGCTATAACCTGGAAGACACGAACATTTTCTACCAGTTCTTGGATCATAACTGCAAGCGCTATTAGGTCCACAAATCCCATGTATTTGACAAGGTTGCTGGAGGAATTGCCCTGTTACTGACCAATTCTCTTGCCCATGTTTTCGGCTATAAACTCGAACATTACCATCAATATCAAGGGTCAATCTTCTTTGTAGGACTGTTCCATAATCACTTGTTTTGAAa
It encodes:
- the LOC11410792 gene encoding putative receptor protein kinase ZmPK1 — its product is MMQMASSPILFTILIFLFRFQHSSSFSLSVEKFEDDIIVSPKGTFTAGFYPVGENAYSFAIWFTQKHKNLNNATVVWVANRDQPVNGKRSTLSLLKTGNLVLTDAGVSNVWSTETNSSKSLQLFLYETGNLVLREQDINGFVLWQSFDFPTDTLLPDQDLTGYMNLVSSRSVNNYSSGSYMLFFDYHNSLCLRYNGVQSSSLYWNADRFTYNSSRVATLNRLGNFHFFYYFTFKTSDYGTVLQRRLTLDIDGNVRVYSRKHGQENWSVTGQFLQQPCQIHGICGPNSACSYDPRTGRKCSCLPGYSIINNQDWSQGCKPSFKFSCNKTKSRFIVLPHLEFDNFDNHVFYENYTYKQCKHLCLRLCECIAFQFRYMTEEGFSYCYPKTQLLNVRRSTEFEGSVFLRLPKNNTVFSEQYDSLVCLGNKGVKQLGRSYITSKENESVKFMLWFVSGLGGIEVLCFFLVGCMLYKKNRKQSIVVIHGNDLEEVTGFRKFSYSEINQATKGFSEEIGRGAGGTVYKGVLSDNRVAAIKRLHDAIQGGNEFLAEVSIIGRLNHMNLIGMWGYCAEGKHRLLVYEYMENGTLADNLSSSELDWGKRYNIAMGTAKGLAYLHEECLEWILHCDIKPQNILVDSDYQPKVADFGLSKLLNRNDLDNSNFSRIRGTRGYMAPEWVFNMQITSKVDVYSYGVVVLEIITGKGPTTSIPNKDGEDFCDESLATWVREKSRKGSKFGCWVEEIADPKLGSNYDAKRMETLANVALDCVSEEKDVRPTMSQVVERLISH